Proteins encoded in a region of the Mycobacterium branderi genome:
- the arsC gene encoding arsenate reductase (glutaredoxin) (This arsenate reductase requires both glutathione and glutaredoxin to convert arsenate to arsenite, after which the efflux transporter formed by ArsA and ArsB can extrude the arsenite from the cell, providing resistance.) produces the protein MSDTVIYHNPRCSTSRKTLELLRDNGIEPTVVEYLKTPPSRAELAKMIRDAGVGVRDAIRKNEDTYRQLGLDDASDDELVDAMVANPILIQRPFVVTAKGTRLGRPVDAVRDIL, from the coding sequence ATGTCGGACACCGTCATCTACCACAACCCGCGTTGCTCGACCTCTCGCAAGACACTGGAACTGTTGCGCGACAACGGGATCGAACCGACCGTGGTCGAATACCTCAAAACACCGCCCAGCCGGGCGGAGCTGGCCAAGATGATCCGCGATGCGGGCGTCGGCGTGCGCGACGCGATACGCAAAAACGAAGACACATACCGTCAGCTGGGCCTCGACGACGCGAGCGACGACGAGCTAGTGGACGCCATGGTCGCCAACCCGATCCTGATCCAGCGTCCGTTCGTCGTCACCGCCAAGGGAACCCGACTGGGGCGCCCGGTCGACGCGGTCCGCGACATTCTGTGA
- a CDS encoding ribose-phosphate diphosphokinase, whose protein sequence is MSHDWTDNRKNLMLFSGRAHPELAEQVAKELDVHVTAQTARDFANGEIFVRFHESVRGCDAFVLQSYPAPVNQWLVEQLIMIDALKRGSAKRITAVMPFYPYARQDKKHRGREPISARLVADLLKTAGADRIVTVDLHTDQIQGFFDGPVDHMRAQHLLTGYIKDNYPDGNMVVVSPDSGRVRIAEKWADSLGGVPLAFIHKTRDPRVPNQVVSNRVVGEVEGRTCVLIDDMIDTGGTIAGAVKLLRDEGASDVIIAASHGVLSEPASERLADCGAREVIVTNTLPIDEAKRFPQLTVLSIAPLLASTIRAVFENGSVTGLFDGDA, encoded by the coding sequence CACGTCACGGCCCAGACCGCCCGCGACTTCGCCAACGGCGAGATCTTCGTCCGCTTCCACGAATCGGTGCGTGGCTGTGACGCGTTCGTCCTGCAGTCCTACCCCGCCCCGGTCAACCAGTGGCTGGTCGAGCAGCTGATCATGATCGACGCGCTCAAGCGGGGCAGCGCCAAGCGGATCACCGCCGTCATGCCGTTCTACCCCTACGCCCGCCAGGACAAGAAGCACCGCGGCCGCGAGCCGATCTCGGCGCGGCTGGTCGCCGATTTGCTCAAGACCGCCGGTGCCGACCGGATCGTGACCGTCGACCTGCACACCGACCAGATTCAGGGCTTCTTCGACGGGCCGGTCGACCACATGCGCGCGCAGCACCTGCTCACCGGCTACATCAAAGACAACTATCCGGACGGCAACATGGTGGTGGTCTCCCCCGACTCCGGCCGGGTGCGCATCGCCGAGAAGTGGGCCGACTCGCTGGGCGGCGTGCCACTGGCCTTCATCCACAAGACGCGCGATCCGCGAGTGCCCAACCAGGTGGTGTCCAACCGGGTGGTCGGCGAAGTGGAGGGCCGCACCTGCGTGCTGATCGACGACATGATCGACACCGGCGGCACGATCGCCGGGGCGGTCAAGCTGCTGCGCGACGAGGGCGCCAGCGACGTCATCATCGCGGCAAGCCACGGCGTGCTCTCCGAACCGGCGTCCGAGCGGCTGGCCGACTGCGGCGCCCGCGAGGTGATTGTCACCAACACGCTGCCTATCGACGAGGCCAAGCGGTTCCCGCAGCTCACGGTGCTCTCGATTGCCCCGCTGCTCGCCAGCACCATCCGCGCAGTCTTCGAAAACGGTTCTGTCACAGGGCTTTTCGACGGAGACGCCTAG